A DNA window from Arachis hypogaea cultivar Tifrunner chromosome 18, arahy.Tifrunner.gnm2.J5K5, whole genome shotgun sequence contains the following coding sequences:
- the LOC112770715 gene encoding cytosolic Fe-S cluster assembly factor NBP35: MDNGDIPENANEHCPGPQSESAGKSDACEGCPNQQICATAPKGPDPDLVAIAERMATVKHKILVLSGKGGVGKSTFSAQLAFALAAMDFQVGLLDIDICGPSIPKMLGLEGQEIHQSNLGWSPVYVESNLGVMSIGFMLPNPDDAVIWRGPRKNGLIKQFLKDVYWGELDFLIVDAPPGTSDEHISIVQCLDATGVDGAIIVTTPQQVSLIDVRKEVSFCKKVGVKVLGVVENMSGLCQPLMDFKFMKLTDNGEQKDVTEWILGYMREKAPEMLNLMACSEVFDSSGGGAMKMCNQMGVPFLGRVPLDPQLCKAAEEGRSCFADKDCVVSAPALKKIIEKLIEANGLSMAASNGV, translated from the exons ATGGACAACGGAGATATTCCTGAAAATGCCAACGAGC ATTGTCCAGGTCCTCAGTCAGAATCTGCAGGAAAATCCGATGCATGTGAAGGATGCCCCAATCAACAAATTTGTGCCACCGCTCCCAAAGGACCTGACCCTG ACCTAGTTGCTATCGCAGAAAGAATGGCTACTGTGAAGCATAAAATATTGGTCTTGTCAGGAAAAGGAGGAGTAGGCAAGAGCACATTTTCCGCCCAGCTGGCATTTGCTTTAGCAGCAATGGATTTTCAAGTGGGTCTTCTTGACATTGACATTTGTGGTCCAAGCATCCCTAAGATGCTCGGTCTAGAAGGTCAAGAGATACATCAGAGCAACCTCGGGTGGTCTCCTGTCTATGTGGAGTCCAACCTTGGTGTCATGTCAATTGGATTCATGCTTCCAAATCCTGATGATGCTGTTATATGGAGAGGCCCCCGCAAAAATGGGCTTATTAAGCAGTTTCTGAAAGACGTCTATTGGGGTGAGCTTGATTTCCTTATTGTTGATGCTCCTCCTGGTACCTCAGATGAGCACATTTCAATTGTTCAATGCCTTGATGCAACTGGAGTAGATGGTGCAATTATAGTCACCACTCCTCAGCAAGTCTCTCTTATTGATGTGAGAAAAGAGGTGAGTTTCTGCAAGAAAGTTGGAGTGAAAGTTCTTGGGGTAGTAGAGAATATGAGTGGCCTGTGCCAGCCCCTAATGGATTTTAAGTTCATGAAGTTGACGGATAATGGTGAGCAGAAAGATGTTACGGAATGGATATTGGGATACATGAGAGAAAAAGCACCAGAAATGCTGAATTTGATGGCATGCAGTGAAGTTTTCGATAGTAGTGGTGGTGGCGCAATGAAAATGTGCAATCAAATGGGGGTGCCTTTTCTCGGTAGGGTTCCACTAGATCCGCAACTTTGTAAGGCAGCTGAAGAAGGCAGGTCCTGCTTTGCTGATAAAGATTGTGTCGTGAGCGCTCCTGCATTAAAGAAGATTATAGAGAAGTTGATAGAAGCAAATGGGTTGTCAATGGCAGCTAGTAATGGAGTGTAG